One window from the genome of Candidatus Yanofskybacteria bacterium encodes:
- a CDS encoding IS30 family transposase, with protein sequence MKRKKTFRHLDRSDRDRLEILLREGYSQVEIAQVLKVNRSTISREIRKRKRKNGIYDSDTAQHKARVKRGNSKYQGMKVEDNPELKQYVIKNLQKHRSPDEIAGRMKLERQPFYASKKAIYHWLYSSCGDGHCKYLCTKRQRMEKRVTIPNKISIFKRPKYKWMQHAEGDLFVSPRSAETPASVAMVCLPKSQYLVAEKIINRKPTTMIEAVSKIDKQVKMHTLTLDRRIENRYHERFAIAAYFCDSHSPWQKPHVENNIGLLRRWFIPKKTNLSKLENAELQKYISILNHKYRKSLGYHSAYEVAKESGILKESNP encoded by the coding sequence ATGAAGAGGAAAAAAACATTTCGGCATTTGGATCGATCTGACCGAGATCGGCTAGAGATTCTTTTGCGGGAAGGCTATAGCCAGGTCGAGATCGCCCAGGTCTTAAAAGTAAACAGAAGTACCATCTCTAGAGAGATCAGGAAGCGAAAAAGAAAAAACGGTATCTATGATTCAGATACCGCCCAGCATAAGGCCAGAGTCAAAAGAGGTAATAGTAAGTATCAGGGCATGAAAGTGGAGGATAATCCTGAGTTGAAGCAATATGTCATTAAAAATCTACAGAAGCACCGTTCCCCAGACGAAATTGCTGGTAGAATGAAACTAGAACGACAACCCTTCTATGCCAGCAAGAAAGCCATCTATCACTGGCTATACAGTTCTTGTGGTGACGGCCACTGCAAGTATCTTTGTACCAAGAGACAGCGTATGGAAAAAAGAGTCACAATTCCCAATAAAATCAGTATTTTTAAGCGGCCGAAGTATAAATGGATGCAACATGCCGAAGGCGATCTGTTTGTATCACCTAGGAGTGCAGAGACTCCGGCCTCAGTGGCCATGGTCTGCCTGCCCAAGAGCCAGTACTTAGTGGCTGAAAAAATCATAAATCGAAAACCAACAACAATGATTGAGGCCGTTAGCAAAATCGATAAGCAAGTAAAGATGCACACACTAACCCTAGATCGGAGAATCGAAAACCGCTATCATGAGCGGTTTGCGATTGCTGCCTACTTCTGTGATTCGCACAGTCCCTGGCAGAAGCCACATGTCGAGAACAATATCGGCTTACTGCGAAGATGGTTCATTCCCAAGAAGACCAATCTGTCTAAATTAGAAAATGCAGAGTTACAAAAATATATTTCAATTTTAAATCACAAGTATCGAAAATCTCTAGGCTACCACAGTGCCTATGAGGTGGCCAAGGAGTCTGGTATATTAAAAGAAAGTAACCCTTAA
- a CDS encoding glycosyltransferase gives MKIALVHDYLNQYGGAERVLEVLCEIFPEAPIYTLIYDERMTGGVFKEREIHTSFLQKLPLVRGHHRIFPLLMPLAVEQFDLSYYDVVLSVSASFIKGIITKPHTRHINYCLTPTRFLWDGSHRYIEEFRYFWPIKKLVPFFITYLRLWDKEAALRVDRFIATSGFVKSRIKKYYNHDAEVIYPPVDAHKYHISSEVDDYFLMVGRLVPYKRFDLAVKVFNAIDKPLKIVGDGPERKHLEKIVRSVNSGRVKPNVEFLGLVSDYKIPELYARAQALIFPQEEDFGIVPLEAMASGRPVIAYRGGGALETIIENQTGIFFNDQTEISLAQAIGQYYQTDWNSKVIREHALKFDKDVFKAKIVDIIKGKPYD, from the coding sequence ATGAAAATTGCGCTTGTTCACGATTATCTGAATCAATATGGAGGAGCGGAAAGAGTGTTAGAGGTGCTCTGCGAGATTTTTCCGGAGGCGCCTATTTACACTTTAATTTATGATGAGCGGATGACCGGAGGAGTATTCAAGGAACGTGAAATTCATACCTCTTTTTTACAAAAATTGCCTCTTGTTCGTGGACATCACCGCATTTTCCCGCTTCTAATGCCGCTTGCGGTGGAGCAGTTTGATTTGTCTTACTATGATGTAGTTTTGTCGGTGTCGGCCTCATTTATAAAAGGCATAATTACAAAACCGCATACCCGCCATATTAATTATTGCCTTACTCCGACTAGATTTCTGTGGGACGGTAGTCATCGTTACATTGAAGAATTTCGCTATTTCTGGCCAATTAAAAAACTTGTGCCGTTTTTTATAACCTATCTTCGTCTTTGGGACAAAGAAGCGGCGTTACGTGTTGATCGGTTCATAGCGACATCGGGTTTTGTAAAATCTAGGATTAAAAAATATTATAATCATGATGCGGAAGTTATTTATCCGCCGGTTGACGCGCACAAATATCACATAAGCAGTGAGGTTGACGATTATTTTTTGATGGTGGGCCGACTCGTACCGTATAAACGTTTTGACCTTGCCGTGAAGGTGTTTAACGCTATCGACAAACCACTCAAGATTGTCGGTGACGGGCCTGAACGCAAACATCTTGAAAAAATAGTCCGTTCGGTGAATTCGGGCCGAGTCAAACCCAATGTTGAGTTCCTGGGTTTAGTTTCGGATTATAAAATACCGGAGCTCTATGCTCGCGCGCAGGCGTTGATATTTCCACAGGAAGAAGATTTTGGTATCGTGCCGCTTGAAGCAATGGCTTCTGGCCGCCCAGTGATTGCCTATAGAGGCGGCGGCGCTTTGGAAACTATTATAGAAAATCAAACCGGCATATTTTTTAATGACCAAACCGAGATTTCTCTTGCCCAAGCGATAGGCCAATATTATCAAACCGACTGGAATTCAAAAGTAATCCGCGAGCACGCGTTGAAGTTTGATAAAGATGTCTTTAAAGCCAAGATCGTTGACATTATTAAAGGCAAGCCATACGATTGA
- a CDS encoding DUF4012 domain-containing protein, with protein MPKKNILLAMFDIRPTIKSAGFIFSQIKRELNLQAQKTQNLESKKTKTVIEKTGTLPEENYWEELMMKLPQRPDFPKKYELTTFSKGAILKELERTMSESIDVNAELASVGGRIHQQISSGSRVKFVGHQGVDDIEPTNIVSNNENLKNFWNSVAVESVFAVGSEAKSIVPEMGSDEQTQTIHAADVHQHSPASREIEIWLENLQKNRELLSHNPALEKGKRLSAAKSKKAFFKGGAKWSSWFRFNRKAMVFVASIALPGLLILGLVRHRGIWARNNIIQNGNNAMANLEEAKRKLEDLSFIGAADSFALAYDDLNRASGTLNQLGASFLSVFGELPGLNKIKTANNLVEAGQSLSKAGENLSLAFGTLYKTNLLAFLDPSVGSSGRGLSGSQKSSVSISKLLTEFKDILNFADKNINRADRLLADIDAATIPSDKQELFISFKNKIPEFQRYIGEAADYSDFLLKLVGSDSPKTYLILLQNNSELRPTGGFPGTYGLITFENGTLKKIFVEDIYRADANLKENIIPPIPLQHITPSWGMRDAAWFADFPTSARKVMEFYKLDGGTEVDGVLTITPDVIAKIFEIVGPIEMSEYGLTLGADNFLTEIQNEVEYVADRSAPKQILTDLQPKFFERLAQQDKDQWLAIFNIISEAVKQKHVLAYFQNSDLENMALKNELSGEIKHVGGDYLQVVFANVKGSKTDFVTENSMNLKTEIGVDGALEHTLKINRAHNGGGSKYGFYNRDNPAYIKVYVPKGSSLESIQGHSITDFKSLINYDNIGFKRDQDLARVEDGTTRPFAGVDAFEESGKTVFGFWLITKPQQTKSVVLKYSTPFMVADGKYNLLWQKQSGTGQDQISFSFKLPEGENVLNQSAGLQTIGDNLVLNSDLSIDREININFR; from the coding sequence ATGCCAAAGAAAAACATTCTTTTGGCCATGTTTGATATACGGCCGACAATAAAATCGGCAGGTTTTATTTTTTCTCAAATCAAGCGAGAACTCAACTTACAAGCCCAAAAGACGCAAAATTTAGAAAGTAAAAAAACCAAAACAGTCATTGAGAAAACAGGAACCTTGCCTGAGGAAAATTATTGGGAAGAATTGATGATGAAATTGCCACAACGTCCTGATTTTCCTAAAAAATATGAGTTAACAACATTCAGTAAGGGTGCCATATTAAAAGAACTAGAGAGGACCATGTCGGAATCTATTGATGTGAATGCCGAATTGGCAAGTGTTGGAGGCAGGATTCATCAGCAGATTTCGTCAGGATCACGAGTGAAATTTGTTGGGCATCAAGGTGTTGATGATATAGAGCCAACTAATATCGTATCAAACAATGAAAACCTCAAGAATTTTTGGAATTCCGTTGCTGTTGAGTCAGTGTTTGCTGTTGGTTCTGAAGCGAAGAGCATCGTGCCAGAAATGGGGTCTGACGAGCAAACTCAAACTATTCATGCTGCCGATGTCCATCAGCATTCACCCGCTTCTCGTGAGATAGAAATATGGCTTGAAAATCTCCAAAAAAACCGTGAACTGTTATCGCACAACCCCGCCCTTGAAAAGGGCAAGCGGCTTTCAGCCGCAAAATCCAAAAAAGCCTTTTTCAAGGGTGGGGCAAAGTGGTCATCTTGGTTCAGATTCAACCGCAAAGCCATGGTTTTTGTTGCAAGTATCGCATTACCGGGACTTTTAATATTGGGTTTGGTAAGGCATCGCGGTATCTGGGCTCGTAATAATATTATTCAAAACGGCAACAACGCCATGGCTAATCTGGAAGAAGCCAAACGCAAACTGGAAGATTTAAGTTTTATTGGGGCCGCTGACAGTTTTGCTTTAGCATACGACGATCTTAACAGGGCATCGGGGACGCTCAACCAATTGGGGGCTTCGTTTCTATCTGTTTTTGGTGAATTGCCGGGCCTGAATAAAATAAAAACAGCCAATAATTTGGTTGAGGCCGGCCAGAGTCTTTCTAAGGCAGGAGAAAATTTATCGCTGGCATTTGGAACTCTTTATAAAACAAATCTGTTGGCTTTTTTAGATCCTTCTGTTGGTAGCTCAGGACGAGGACTAAGTGGTAGTCAGAAAAGTAGCGTATCAATTTCCAAGTTGCTTACAGAGTTCAAAGACATCCTCAACTTTGCCGATAAAAATATAAATAGGGCAGATCGTTTGCTTGCCGATATTGATGCCGCCACGATTCCGTCCGACAAGCAGGAACTTTTCATTAGTTTCAAGAACAAAATTCCGGAGTTCCAAAGGTATATCGGTGAAGCCGCTGATTATTCCGATTTTTTGCTTAAGCTGGTTGGCAGTGATAGCCCTAAAACTTATTTAATTTTACTGCAAAATAACAGCGAATTAAGACCAACCGGTGGATTTCCAGGTACTTATGGTTTGATAACTTTTGAGAACGGAACACTTAAGAAAATTTTTGTTGAAGACATTTATAGAGCCGATGCCAATTTAAAGGAAAATATAATTCCGCCCATTCCGCTTCAGCACATTACGCCCAGTTGGGGAATGCGAGATGCCGCTTGGTTCGCTGACTTTCCGACTTCAGCGCGCAAAGTGATGGAATTTTATAAACTTGACGGTGGGACGGAGGTTGACGGCGTGCTTACGATTACCCCGGACGTAATTGCCAAAATTTTTGAAATCGTCGGCCCGATTGAAATGTCGGAATACGGGTTAACGCTTGGTGCTGACAACTTTCTGACTGAAATACAAAATGAAGTTGAATATGTTGCGGACCGTTCCGCGCCCAAGCAAATACTTACCGATTTGCAACCCAAGTTTTTTGAACGTCTTGCTCAACAGGATAAGGATCAGTGGCTGGCGATTTTTAACATAATTTCCGAAGCCGTGAAACAAAAGCACGTTTTGGCGTATTTTCAAAATTCAGACCTAGAAAACATGGCCCTTAAAAACGAATTAAGTGGAGAAATCAAACACGTCGGCGGTGATTACTTGCAAGTCGTTTTTGCCAATGTTAAGGGTTCTAAAACTGATTTCGTGACAGAAAACTCAATGAATTTGAAAACTGAAATTGGTGTTGACGGCGCATTAGAGCATACGCTCAAAATAAATCGTGCCCACAATGGCGGGGGATCCAAATACGGATTTTATAATCGCGACAATCCAGCGTATATAAAGGTTTATGTTCCCAAAGGATCTAGTTTAGAGAGCATACAGGGCCATTCAATAACCGATTTCAAGTCTCTTATTAACTATGACAACATTGGATTCAAGAGAGACCAAGATCTTGCGCGTGTTGAGGATGGCACAACCAGACCCTTTGCTGGGGTAGACGCCTTTGAAGAGTCTGGCAAGACAGTATTCGGTTTTTGGCTGATTACAAAACCACAACAAACTAAATCCGTTGTCCTTAAATATTCAACACCGTTTATGGTTGCCGACGGGAAATACAATCTTTTATGGCAAAAACAATCTGGTACTGGACAGGATCAGATTAGTTTCAGTTTTAAATTGCCAGAAGGGGAAAATGTATTAAACCAAAGTGCCGGACTGCAAACCATCGGAGATAATTTGGTTTTGAATTCCGACTTGTCAATTGATCGCGAAATCAACATCAATTTTAGGTAG
- the lepA gene encoding elongation factor 4 has protein sequence MQNIRNFCIIAHIDHGKSTLADRFLELTGTVERRKMQEQYLDQMELERERGITIKLQPVRMNYVLLNTSYVLNLIDTPGHVDFSYEVSRSLAAVEGAILLIDATKGVQAQTLANLHLAQKQGLTIIPVINKIDLPNARVVEVEEEIKNLLPENSMEILKISAKTGEGVSAVLQKIIEKVPSPTTGDKPQNHDLLRALIFDSAFDTYKGVIAYVRVFGGSIKNGEKIKLFASKVVSDVVEVGYFMPQLKKENQLLSGDVGYIATGLKNPGQVRVGDTIFKFDDGGLIEPLHGYQEPRPVVFASFFPENSEDYDVLKDALGKLKLTDASLIYELESSPALGRGFRLGFLGMLHIEIISERLKREFGLKLIISTPSVEYRVTTGREETVMVRSASALPDQGIIKKIEEPMVGLEILSPVIYMGQLMKLTAETRSQYEATDYLSKEIVVLKYRVPLAEIITDFYDRLKSVSSGYASMSYEPAGYDISDLVRLDILVAGDMVEPFSKIVPREQAHREGKRIVEKLKTTIPPQLFAVTLQAAIGGKIIAREDIRAMRKDVTGYLYGGDVTRKKKLLEKQKRGKAKMKERGRVEIPQKVFLEMLKK, from the coding sequence ATGCAAAATATCAGAAATTTTTGTATTATTGCGCACATAGACCACGGGAAGTCGACTCTAGCTGATAGGTTTTTGGAGTTAACCGGAACAGTGGAGAGGCGCAAGATGCAGGAACAATACCTTGACCAAATGGAATTGGAACGCGAACGCGGGATAACAATTAAACTCCAACCTGTTCGCATGAATTATGTACTACTTAATACGAGTTACGTATTAAATCTCATAGATACTCCTGGCCACGTAGATTTTTCCTATGAAGTTTCCCGTTCGCTTGCCGCTGTTGAGGGGGCGATTTTGTTGATTGACGCTACCAAGGGTGTGCAGGCGCAGACACTTGCCAATTTGCACTTGGCTCAAAAGCAGGGTTTGACCATAATCCCGGTCATTAATAAAATTGATTTGCCCAACGCGCGTGTTGTTGAGGTTGAAGAAGAAATCAAGAACTTACTGCCAGAAAACAGCATGGAAATTTTAAAAATTTCCGCCAAAACCGGCGAGGGAGTGTCAGCGGTTTTGCAAAAAATAATTGAAAAAGTTCCATCCCCAACCACCGGTGACAAACCGCAGAATCACGACTTGTTGCGTGCCTTGATTTTTGATTCTGCTTTTGACACGTATAAAGGCGTAATCGCTTACGTTAGGGTTTTTGGCGGTTCAATAAAAAATGGAGAGAAAATTAAACTATTCGCGTCAAAGGTCGTTTCTGACGTTGTTGAGGTCGGATATTTTATGCCGCAACTGAAAAAAGAGAATCAGTTATTGTCTGGAGATGTTGGCTATATTGCAACGGGCCTTAAAAATCCCGGTCAGGTCAGAGTCGGAGATACAATTTTTAAATTTGACGACGGCGGGTTAATTGAGCCACTACATGGTTATCAAGAACCGAGGCCGGTGGTATTTGCCAGTTTTTTCCCCGAAAATAGCGAGGATTATGATGTTCTCAAGGACGCGCTTGGCAAATTGAAGCTTACGGATGCCTCCTTAATATACGAATTGGAGTCGTCGCCGGCTTTGGGGCGAGGTTTCAGACTGGGGTTTTTGGGCATGCTGCACATAGAGATAATCAGTGAACGGCTTAAGCGTGAATTCGGACTCAAACTTATTATTTCCACCCCATCCGTTGAGTACAGAGTTACAACCGGTAGAGAAGAAACTGTGATGGTCCGATCAGCCAGCGCCTTGCCAGATCAGGGTATTATTAAAAAAATTGAAGAACCGATGGTTGGTTTGGAAATATTAAGCCCCGTAATTTATATGGGACAGTTGATGAAACTGACTGCGGAGACGCGCAGTCAATATGAGGCTACCGATTATTTATCCAAAGAGATAGTGGTATTAAAATATCGCGTGCCGTTGGCGGAAATAATTACCGATTTTTATGATCGATTAAAAAGCGTCAGTTCCGGTTATGCCTCTATGAGTTACGAACCGGCCGGATATGATATATCAGATTTGGTACGGCTGGATATTTTGGTGGCAGGGGATATGGTTGAGCCGTTTTCTAAAATTGTGCCGCGAGAGCAGGCACATCGTGAAGGCAAAAGAATAGTTGAGAAACTGAAGACAACAATACCGCCGCAACTATTTGCAGTAACGTTGCAGGCCGCTATTGGCGGTAAAATTATTGCCCGCGAAGATATTCGGGCGATGCGCAAGGACGTTACGGGCTATCTTTACGGTGGTGATGTAACCCGCAAAAAGAAATTGTTGGAAAAACAGAAGCGCGGCAAGGCCAAAATGAAAGAAAGGGGCAGAGTAGAGATACCGCAAAAAGTATTTTTGGAAATGCTTAAAAAATAG
- a CDS encoding PH domain-containing protein, whose protein sequence is MSIILRQNEELIKVARKHIMFLLPVFFTWPFLIAGMILIRYALNFDFFGYWWLLLIVVFLIVVLVILYRYFLWKTDALIITNQRIVENEQRGFFSKTVTELLFQDILETSYSKEGLSASLYDYGNIKIRTAANNEIIFDKIAKPDETVELINRIRRKDERVILDEEINV, encoded by the coding sequence ATGAGTATAATTTTACGCCAAAACGAAGAGTTAATCAAGGTTGCGCGCAAGCATATTATGTTTCTGCTGCCGGTATTTTTTACTTGGCCATTTCTGATAGCCGGAATGATATTAATCAGATATGCACTTAATTTTGATTTTTTTGGTTATTGGTGGTTATTGCTCATCGTCGTATTTTTAATTGTTGTCTTGGTAATTTTGTATAGGTATTTTCTTTGGAAGACAGATGCCCTGATAATAACCAACCAGAGAATAGTTGAAAATGAACAGCGTGGGTTTTTCTCCAAAACTGTAACCGAACTTTTGTTTCAAGATATTTTGGAAACTTCTTATTCTAAGGAAGGGCTTTCAGCGTCCCTTTATGATTACGGCAATATCAAGATACGTACAGCCGCTAATAACGAAATTATTTTTGATAAAATTGCTAAGCCTGACGAAACAGTTGAGCTGATAAATAGGATTAGGAGGAAAGATGAGCGAGTAATCTTAGACGAAGAAATAAATGTTTAG
- a CDS encoding septum formation initiator family protein, translating to MFRYILQSRWFSGVILLIIVFFLFSIIKFEPSLVAVNRELSNINKKIDEAEKVGLELKKLGDYLKSDAYLERQARLKLNYKKPDEKVVFVYQNPKTNMQSNDAQAGSISDLFFLTNLKEWWKYLVSN from the coding sequence ATGTTTAGGTATATTCTTCAATCCAGATGGTTTTCCGGAGTGATTTTATTAATAATTGTATTTTTTTTGTTTTCAATTATCAAATTTGAACCGTCGCTTGTTGCCGTTAACAGAGAGCTTAGTAATATCAACAAAAAAATTGATGAAGCTGAAAAAGTCGGTTTAGAATTAAAAAAATTAGGCGATTATCTGAAAAGCGATGCCTATTTGGAACGGCAAGCGCGGCTAAAGCTTAATTACAAAAAACCCGATGAAAAAGTTGTTTTTGTATATCAAAATCCAAAGACAAATATGCAAAGTAATGACGCTCAAGCAGGTTCTATTTCAGATTTATTTTTTTTAACTAATTTAAAAGAGTGGTGGAAGTATTTGGTGAGTAATTGA
- a CDS encoding thiolase family protein gives MFQKSDTDAVIVAACRTPVGRIGGALSQTRPDDLGAAVIKNLLQRVPQLDPHWVDDVIFGCAMPQDVQGMNVARIISLLADLPVTVPAQTINRFCSSGLQAISLAADRINANKAEVIIAGGVESMSMVPMQILEKVPPNPTLLKIDPGAYITTIGGAEVLRKKYSISRQEQDQFALESHQKAVQAQDARKFVEEILPVKIRLGIEPVKITSEEVIIGSKGIKEILFENDEGPRRNTSLEKLAKLEPIEKDKDSDSTVTAGNASQMSDGAAAVVIMSRRFAKRLGIKPMACLVDYVVTGVRPEFFGIGPVYAIRYLLQRSWLKLNDVGLIELNEAFAVQALAVLRDLPLSRDILNVNGGAIALGHPLGCSGARIAATLIYEMRRRGVEYGLEAMCIGGGMGAAGLFRLED, from the coding sequence ATGTTTCAAAAATCAGATACTGATGCGGTTATTGTGGCGGCCTGCCGTACACCCGTGGGCAGGATTGGCGGAGCATTAAGCCAAACTAGGCCTGACGATCTTGGTGCCGCAGTAATAAAGAATCTTTTGCAAAGAGTGCCGCAACTGGACCCGCATTGGGTTGACGATGTCATATTTGGTTGTGCCATGCCTCAAGACGTGCAAGGAATGAACGTTGCCAGAATTATCTCGCTTTTGGCTGATTTGCCGGTTACTGTTCCGGCCCAGACCATAAACCGTTTTTGTTCATCCGGGCTTCAGGCCATTTCGCTTGCCGCCGATAGGATTAATGCTAACAAAGCCGAAGTAATCATAGCCGGAGGCGTAGAGAGCATGAGCATGGTGCCCATGCAGATTCTTGAAAAAGTTCCACCCAACCCCACGCTTCTTAAAATTGATCCCGGGGCGTATATTACAACCATTGGCGGTGCAGAAGTTTTAAGAAAAAAATATAGCATTTCGCGTCAGGAACAGGATCAGTTTGCCCTAGAGAGCCATCAGAAAGCCGTTCAAGCCCAAGATGCTAGAAAATTTGTGGAAGAAATTCTTCCCGTGAAGATTAGATTGGGAATTGAGCCCGTAAAAATTACATCTGAAGAAGTAATTATTGGGAGCAAGGGAATTAAAGAAATTTTATTTGAAAATGACGAGGGACCTAGGCGAAATACTTCTTTGGAGAAACTGGCCAAACTTGAGCCGATAGAAAAGGACAAAGATTCTGACTCTACGGTGACAGCTGGAAATGCTTCACAAATGAGTGATGGAGCGGCGGCGGTTGTTATTATGTCGCGCAGATTTGCAAAAAGGTTAGGCATAAAACCAATGGCCTGTTTGGTTGACTATGTTGTTACTGGGGTAAGGCCAGAATTTTTTGGCATTGGTCCTGTTTATGCAATTAGATATTTATTGCAGAGAAGTTGGCTTAAACTTAATGATGTTGGCCTCATCGAACTCAATGAAGCGTTTGCCGTGCAGGCTCTCGCGGTGTTGCGAGATTTACCTCTTAGTCGCGATATTCTCAATGTAAATGGTGGAGCAATTGCGTTGGGTCATCCGTTGGGATGTTCCGGAGCCAGGATTGCCGCTACGCTCATCTATGAAATGAGGCGGCGCGGTGTGGAATACGGTCTTGAGGCAATGTGTATTGGCGGCGGTATGGGCGCGGCCGGCTTGTTCCGACTTGAAGATTAG
- the prfB gene encoding peptide chain release factor 2 — translation MFDTIKPCIIPKNYFWTCKTNSPLFGGGFDLDGARLKISDIEFQMQSPDFWKDHERAGRLSKELNAFKEEIAFWDNFDKKLEEYLRTNEEELGTKENEIRKLKKGFDGQYVRAFLSDKYDSGSALLYIYSGAGGVDAQDWASMLLRMYQKYAEKNNLEFKLLDQTLGEQGGIKSAVAEISGRYAFGFLKGESGVHRLVRISPFSAKGLRHTSFVLADILPEIEDTKVEIDPKDLRVDTFRSSGPGGQNVNKLETAVRITHIPSNIAVAVQSERSQAQNKEKAMQILKSRLVKLMEEAQVSELSKIRAETQGKEIEWGSQIRSYVLNPYKQVKDHRTGIESSQPDKVLEGELEEFIEAEVAQV, via the coding sequence ATTTTTGATACAATTAAACCATGCATAATTCCCAAGAATTACTTCTGGACATGCAAAACAAACTCCCCGCTATTCGGGGGCGGCTTTGACTTAGACGGAGCAAGGCTAAAAATTAGCGATATTGAATTTCAGATGCAGTCGCCGGATTTTTGGAAAGATCATGAGCGTGCCGGCCGATTGTCAAAGGAACTGAATGCTTTCAAAGAGGAGATAGCTTTTTGGGATAATTTTGATAAAAAACTTGAAGAGTATTTGAGAACCAATGAAGAAGAACTTGGTACCAAAGAAAACGAAATAAGAAAACTCAAAAAAGGATTTGACGGGCAGTACGTTAGGGCTTTCCTCTCAGACAAATACGATAGCGGTAGCGCCTTGCTATATATTTATTCCGGGGCCGGAGGGGTGGACGCGCAGGATTGGGCATCAATGTTGTTGCGTATGTATCAAAAATATGCCGAGAAAAATAATCTTGAATTTAAACTGTTAGACCAAACATTGGGCGAGCAGGGAGGTATTAAAAGTGCAGTGGCTGAAATTAGCGGGCGATACGCTTTCGGATTTTTAAAGGGCGAGTCTGGCGTGCATCGTTTGGTGCGCATATCGCCTTTTTCCGCAAAGGGTTTGAGGCACACGTCATTTGTTTTGGCGGACATTTTACCGGAAATTGAGGATACAAAAGTTGAGATTGATCCAAAAGATTTGCGCGTGGATACTTTTCGTTCATCCGGTCCCGGCGGTCAGAACGTCAATAAATTGGAAACCGCGGTACGCATTACGCACATCCCGAGCAATATCGCCGTAGCTGTGCAGTCAGAACGTTCACAGGCCCAGAACAAAGAGAAAGCAATGCAGATTCTTAAGTCGCGGTTGGTCAAACTGATGGAAGAAGCGCAAGTCAGTGAGCTTTCAAAAATTAGAGCCGAGACTCAAGGCAAAGAAATAGAATGGGGAAGTCAGATAAGATCATATGTCCTAAACCCCTATAAACAAGTCAAAGACCATCGTACCGGAATTGAGTCCAGCCAGCCGGATAAAGTGTTGGAAGGGGAGCTGGAAGAATTTATTGAAGCCGAAGTTGCTCAAGTATGA
- the ftsE gene encoding cell division ATP-binding protein FtsE, with the protein MIKFHKVKKVYEPHNVVLNDIDLEIKPGEFVCLVGLSGAGKSTLLKMLTKEERPTSGKVFVEGVDLAEIKDGDVPYLRRKIGTVYQDFKLLSKKTAYENVAFAMEVSGTAPEEIEKDAPQILGIVGLGDKLESFPEQLSGGEKQRLAIARSMIHRPKILLADEPTGNLDLVNSYDVVKLLLKINELGTTVVLASHDTNIVNTIGRRVVSMDKGKIVRDQSHNGRYVI; encoded by the coding sequence ATGATAAAATTCCACAAAGTAAAAAAAGTTTATGAACCGCACAATGTCGTATTGAATGATATTGACCTGGAGATTAAGCCGGGTGAGTTTGTGTGTTTGGTGGGGCTGTCGGGTGCGGGAAAGTCAACATTGCTCAAGATGCTGACCAAGGAAGAGCGGCCGACGTCTGGCAAGGTTTTTGTTGAGGGCGTTGACTTGGCTGAAATAAAAGATGGCGACGTTCCTTACTTAAGGCGCAAGATAGGCACAGTTTATCAGGATTTTAAGTTATTATCCAAGAAAACCGCTTATGAAAATGTTGCCTTTGCTATGGAGGTATCGGGAACGGCGCCAGAAGAAATAGAAAAAGACGCGCCCCAAATTCTGGGAATTGTCGGACTGGGAGACAAACTTGAGAGTTTTCCTGAGCAACTGTCCGGCGGCGAGAAACAACGGCTAGCCATTGCCCGGTCAATGATACACAGACCCAAAATACTGCTGGCCGATGAGCCGACCGGTAATCTTGATTTGGTAAACAGTTATGACGTGGTAAAATTGTTATTAAAGATAAACGAGCTTGGAACAACGGTGGTTTTGGCTTCGCACGATACCAATATAGTAAATACCATCGGGCGCAGGGTAGTGAGTATGGATAAGGGAAAGATAGTGCGCGACCAGTCGCATAATGGTCGTTATGTTATTTAA